Proteins from one Deltaproteobacteria bacterium genomic window:
- a CDS encoding serine/threonine-protein kinase — MAGRCLELQEMVELGSELLPAEERLARREHLRACEVCSERILSLVEAGREAGSRGESDTLVRDRAASIAAGWSAPAKIGRYQLQEELGAGGMGRVFAAFDPRLERRVALKVVHPELVSADPAFQTRLLREARSAARLAHPNVVAVHDSGTLGDEVYVAMELVEGPDLSTWLEQEERSLAEILEVFVQAGRGLAAAHRAGLVHRDFKPANVLVGDDGRVRVSDFGLATIAGPALEEDTGSRRVRASGVSVETPPDAEALFTRTGALVGTPGYIAPELLGGARATALSDQFSFCVSLYEALHGARPFCLDRLEAVATGAPLPPPGEEKRRLPPWLRRLLTTGLQLDPEERFPSMSALLVALDQGPRRRRQRRLILASAIFSLTLTLATFAGVRAYRASQCRGGGEELAGSWSAERRQALEAAFAAEGSPWAAAVGRRVLERLERYASDWKSGHQAACRATRIEGAQSDELLTLRMACLRQSRRSLELTLGGLLAGGEGWVARAEPAIVGLPDLRHCADVDRLRAALPPPADEALAARVEELRDALLALQARLRSGESEAALAEAEGRVEEARSLGYPPLVAEALLFRGEALEAAARYEDAGAVLEEAALLAQGAGDDLRAARATLLRTGTLIERDRLEEAEQALRYARASVERLGEVTPERADLASTEGSLLARQGRFGEAVEHHRRALELARAAGANPLTLADLEQDLGNALERSGSVEEAVKIFEGVAAAIRRELGEDHPRLALALASLGRAQHHNGQAKLARETLEAAVAIYERTGGERTLGAAIALNSLANIAFADLELERAEALYRRILEIVSEVHGPEHSMTADMIHNLAGVHRKAKRYAEALAGYEQARAIYEKLYGDPDHPTLASVYVNIGTTHEAAGDLDAAITAYSRGLAIREKAFGPESPRLLSALIGLSDAKNKKKDFEGALAHSRRALAIVEKSRSPDHADLIFPLHSLGTIYGALKRYREAIEALSRALALSEVALGPDHPRHIYQLQAIGEAHLGLGEHAEALAVSERAARLAREAPADFDPTVLADAEFVHARALWPQKVQRKRARALALHAAERYVALGQTEHEEYRKMLSWLSSHPEGARGSSP; from the coding sequence ATGGCCGGTCGGTGTCTCGAGCTGCAGGAGATGGTCGAGCTGGGCAGCGAGCTGCTGCCGGCAGAGGAGCGGCTCGCCCGGCGCGAGCACCTGCGTGCCTGCGAGGTCTGCAGCGAGCGCATCCTCTCCCTGGTCGAGGCGGGCCGCGAGGCGGGCTCCCGGGGAGAGAGCGACACCCTCGTGCGCGACCGCGCGGCGAGCATCGCCGCCGGGTGGAGCGCCCCCGCCAAGATCGGCCGCTACCAGCTGCAGGAAGAGCTCGGCGCCGGGGGCATGGGCCGGGTCTTCGCCGCCTTCGACCCCCGCCTCGAGCGCCGCGTCGCGCTCAAGGTGGTGCACCCCGAGCTGGTCTCGGCCGATCCCGCCTTCCAGACCCGCCTCCTGCGGGAGGCCCGCAGCGCCGCCCGCCTCGCCCACCCCAACGTCGTCGCGGTCCACGACAGCGGCACCCTGGGGGACGAGGTCTACGTGGCGATGGAGCTGGTCGAGGGCCCCGACCTCTCGACCTGGCTGGAGCAGGAGGAGCGGAGCCTCGCCGAGATCCTCGAGGTCTTCGTGCAGGCCGGCCGGGGGCTGGCCGCCGCCCACCGCGCGGGCCTGGTCCACCGGGACTTCAAGCCGGCGAACGTCCTGGTCGGCGACGACGGCCGGGTGCGGGTCTCGGACTTCGGCCTGGCCACCATCGCCGGCCCGGCGCTCGAGGAGGACACCGGCAGCCGCAGGGTCCGCGCCTCGGGGGTCTCGGTGGAGACCCCCCCGGACGCGGAGGCGCTCTTCACCCGCACCGGCGCCCTGGTGGGCACGCCGGGCTACATCGCCCCCGAGCTCCTCGGCGGCGCCCGGGCCACCGCCCTCTCGGATCAGTTCAGCTTCTGCGTCTCCCTCTACGAGGCGCTCCACGGCGCCCGCCCCTTCTGCCTCGATCGGCTCGAGGCCGTCGCGACCGGGGCGCCGCTGCCCCCCCCCGGCGAGGAGAAGCGCCGGCTGCCGCCCTGGCTGCGGCGCCTGCTGACCACCGGGCTGCAGCTCGATCCCGAGGAGCGCTTCCCCTCGATGTCGGCGCTGCTGGTGGCCCTCGACCAGGGACCGCGCCGCCGCCGCCAGCGGCGGCTGATCCTCGCCAGCGCGATCTTCTCCCTGACCCTCACCCTGGCGACCTTCGCCGGGGTGCGCGCCTACCGGGCGAGCCAGTGCCGGGGCGGCGGCGAGGAGCTGGCGGGAAGCTGGAGCGCCGAACGAAGGCAGGCCCTCGAGGCCGCCTTCGCCGCGGAGGGCAGCCCCTGGGCGGCGGCGGTCGGCCGGCGGGTGCTCGAGCGCCTGGAGCGCTACGCCAGCGACTGGAAGAGCGGACACCAGGCGGCCTGCCGCGCCACCCGCATCGAGGGCGCGCAGTCCGACGAGCTCCTGACCCTGCGGATGGCCTGCCTGCGCCAGAGCCGCCGGTCCCTCGAGCTGACCCTCGGCGGCCTGCTCGCTGGCGGTGAGGGCTGGGTCGCGCGCGCCGAGCCGGCCATCGTCGGCCTGCCGGATCTACGCCACTGCGCCGACGTCGATCGGCTGCGGGCCGCCCTCCCGCCTCCCGCGGACGAGGCGCTGGCCGCCCGGGTCGAAGAGCTGCGGGACGCCCTGCTGGCCCTGCAGGCGCGCCTGCGCTCCGGAGAGTCGGAGGCCGCCCTCGCCGAGGCGGAAGGCCGGGTGGAGGAGGCGCGATCGCTCGGCTACCCGCCCCTGGTCGCCGAGGCGCTCCTCTTCCGCGGCGAGGCCCTGGAGGCGGCCGCCCGCTACGAGGACGCCGGCGCCGTCCTCGAGGAGGCGGCCCTCCTGGCCCAGGGCGCCGGCGACGATCTCCGCGCCGCGCGCGCCACCCTCCTGCGCACCGGCACCCTCATCGAGCGCGATCGCCTCGAGGAGGCCGAGCAGGCCCTGCGCTACGCCCGCGCCTCCGTGGAGCGGCTGGGCGAGGTCACCCCGGAGCGCGCCGATCTGGCCTCCACCGAGGGCAGCCTCCTGGCGAGGCAGGGCCGCTTCGGGGAGGCGGTCGAGCACCACCGCCGGGCCCTCGAGCTGGCCCGCGCCGCCGGCGCCAACCCCCTCACCCTGGCGGACCTCGAGCAGGACCTCGGCAACGCGCTCGAGCGCTCGGGGAGCGTGGAGGAGGCGGTGAAGATCTTCGAGGGCGTGGCCGCGGCGATCCGCCGGGAGCTGGGCGAGGACCACCCCCGGCTGGCGCTGGCCCTGGCCAGCCTGGGCCGCGCCCAGCACCACAACGGCCAGGCGAAGCTGGCCCGGGAGACCCTCGAGGCGGCGGTGGCCATCTACGAGCGGACCGGCGGCGAGCGGACCCTCGGCGCCGCCATCGCCCTCAACTCCCTGGCCAACATCGCCTTCGCCGACCTCGAGCTCGAGCGCGCCGAGGCCCTCTACCGCCGCATCCTCGAGATCGTGAGCGAGGTCCACGGCCCCGAGCACAGCATGACGGCGGACATGATCCACAACCTCGCCGGCGTGCACCGCAAGGCCAAGCGCTACGCCGAGGCGCTCGCTGGCTACGAGCAGGCCCGGGCGATCTACGAGAAGCTCTACGGCGATCCCGATCACCCCACCCTCGCCTCGGTCTACGTCAACATCGGCACCACCCACGAGGCGGCCGGCGACCTGGACGCGGCCATCACGGCCTACTCCCGGGGCCTGGCGATCCGGGAGAAGGCCTTCGGCCCCGAGAGCCCCCGGCTGCTCTCCGCCTTGATCGGCCTCTCCGACGCGAAGAACAAGAAGAAGGACTTCGAGGGAGCGCTCGCGCACTCCCGGCGAGCGCTCGCCATCGTCGAGAAGTCGCGCAGCCCCGACCACGCGGATCTGATCTTCCCCCTCCACAGCCTGGGGACGATCTACGGAGCGCTGAAGCGCTACCGGGAGGCGATCGAGGCGCTCTCCCGGGCCCTGGCCCTCTCCGAGGTCGCCCTGGGCCCCGATCACCCGCGCCACATCTACCAGCTCCAGGCCATCGGCGAGGCGCACCTCGGCCTGGGGGAGCACGCCGAGGCCCTGGCGGTCAGCGAGCGCGCCGCCCGGCTCGCGCGCGAGGCCCCCGCCGACTTCGATCCCACCGTGCTCGCCGACGCCGAGTTCGTACACGCGCGCGCTCTCTGGCCGCAGAAGGTCCAGCGGAAAAGGGCCCGGGCCCTCGCCCTGCACGCCGCCGAGCGCTACGTCGCCCTCGGCCAGACCGAACACGAGGAGTACCGCAAAATGCTGTCCTGGCTGTCCAGCCACCCGGAGGGCGCTCGGGGGTCCAGTCCGTAG
- a CDS encoding ATP-binding protein — protein sequence MAEKRRCLWQAHLHRRIFELELERVEQILRHTEREALLPALGAASESGALAFAVLAGEVVLFSDPRFTEALGQPRAALQGADLPRLVSLMDEDCTAALRRVASGEARRDHCLGIVAARPGSDRHYELRVQRVTGPGEGASFVFLALFELIGDEPEGEAEEPGSDAVLDPGRMLQLVLDSIPVRVFWKDLRGRYLGCNALFARDAGKLHPEEVVGVDDFSLGWRDQAELYRADDFAVMRGQVEKLGYEEPQTTPDGRTIWLRTSKRPLRGSEGEVIGVLGTYEDITLQKRLAEESLHKEKLEAIGRLAGGVAHDFNNMLTAILGSLDLLEMSLEASKDTTELLEAIREASSRATDLTRQLLTFARKQIIEPKPIDPNDHIRRIERLLRRLLGEQITLEASLEEGAWTILVDPGQFEQLLVNLAVNARDAMPAGGTLTFETHNVVLDRWGNGLRSAGPYLQIVVRDTGEGVDLDTQQHIFEPFYTTKGERGGTGLGLAMCHGIVSQSGGFIELESRPGAGTTFEIYLPRHRGKTDAEDSEGEVPLERRGKETLLVVEDEPAVRKVCVATLEGQGYRVLEAGSVAEGLRVSLAFAGPIDLLLSDVILPDGKGPQLARELQAARPEMKVLFTSGYTEEISASDGSLAAGLHFLQKPYRTQELCEALARLLDE from the coding sequence ATGGCCGAAAAGAGAAGATGCCTCTGGCAGGCGCACCTGCACCGCCGGATCTTCGAGCTGGAGCTCGAGCGGGTGGAGCAGATCCTTCGCCACACCGAGCGGGAGGCGTTGCTGCCCGCCCTGGGCGCGGCCTCGGAGAGCGGCGCCCTGGCCTTCGCCGTCCTCGCGGGAGAGGTGGTCCTCTTCTCCGACCCTCGCTTCACCGAGGCGCTGGGGCAGCCCCGGGCGGCGCTGCAGGGAGCCGATCTCCCGCGCCTCGTCTCCCTGATGGACGAGGACTGCACCGCCGCGCTGCGGCGGGTCGCCTCGGGTGAGGCCCGGCGGGATCACTGCCTCGGGATCGTGGCGGCCCGGCCGGGATCGGATCGCCACTACGAGCTGCGCGTGCAGCGGGTGACCGGGCCCGGGGAGGGCGCCTCCTTCGTCTTCCTCGCGCTCTTCGAGCTGATCGGAGACGAGCCCGAGGGCGAGGCGGAGGAGCCGGGGAGCGACGCGGTCCTCGATCCGGGCCGGATGCTTCAGCTGGTCCTCGACTCCATCCCGGTGCGGGTCTTCTGGAAGGATCTCCGGGGGCGCTACCTGGGCTGCAACGCGCTCTTCGCCCGGGACGCGGGCAAGCTGCACCCCGAGGAGGTCGTCGGGGTCGACGACTTCTCGCTGGGGTGGCGGGATCAGGCCGAGCTCTACCGGGCCGACGACTTCGCGGTCATGCGGGGGCAGGTGGAGAAGCTCGGCTACGAGGAGCCGCAGACCACCCCGGACGGCCGGACGATCTGGCTGCGGACCAGCAAGCGGCCCCTGCGCGGCTCGGAGGGCGAGGTCATCGGCGTCCTCGGGACCTACGAGGACATCACCCTCCAGAAGCGCCTCGCGGAGGAGAGCCTCCACAAGGAGAAGCTCGAGGCCATCGGCCGGCTCGCCGGCGGCGTCGCTCACGACTTCAACAACATGCTGACCGCGATCCTCGGCTCGCTCGATCTCCTCGAGATGAGCCTGGAGGCCTCGAAGGACACGACCGAGCTGCTCGAGGCGATCCGGGAGGCCAGCTCTCGCGCCACGGACCTGACCCGCCAGCTGTTGACCTTCGCGCGCAAGCAGATCATCGAGCCCAAGCCCATCGATCCGAACGACCACATCCGCCGGATCGAGCGGCTCCTGCGCCGCCTCCTCGGGGAGCAGATCACCCTCGAGGCCAGCCTGGAGGAGGGGGCCTGGACCATCCTGGTGGACCCGGGTCAGTTCGAGCAGCTCCTGGTGAACCTGGCGGTGAACGCCCGGGACGCCATGCCGGCCGGGGGCACCCTCACCTTCGAGACTCACAACGTGGTCCTCGACCGCTGGGGCAACGGCCTGCGCAGCGCGGGGCCCTATCTCCAGATCGTGGTGCGGGACACGGGCGAGGGCGTCGACCTCGACACCCAGCAGCACATCTTCGAGCCCTTCTACACCACCAAGGGCGAGCGGGGCGGGACCGGCCTCGGCCTGGCCATGTGCCACGGCATCGTCAGCCAGAGCGGCGGCTTCATCGAGCTCGAGAGCCGGCCGGGCGCGGGGACCACCTTCGAGATCTACCTGCCTCGGCATCGGGGAAAGACGGACGCGGAGGACAGCGAGGGAGAGGTCCCCCTCGAGCGCCGGGGGAAGGAGACCCTCCTGGTGGTGGAGGACGAGCCGGCGGTGCGGAAGGTCTGCGTGGCCACCCTCGAGGGGCAGGGCTACCGGGTGCTGGAGGCCGGGAGCGTGGCGGAGGGGCTGCGGGTCAGCCTGGCCTTCGCCGGGCCGATCGATCTCCTGCTCTCGGACGTGATCCTCCCCGACGGCAAGGGCCCGCAGCTGGCCCGCGAGCTCCAGGCCGCCCGGCCCGAGATGAAGGTCCTCTTCACCAGCGGCTACACCGAGGAGATCTCGGCCTCGGACGGCAGCCTCGCCGCGGGGCTGCACTTCCTCCAGAAGCCCTACCGGACCCAGGAGCTCTGCGAGGCGCTCGCCCGCCTCCTCGACGAGTAG
- a CDS encoding lysophospholipid acyltransferase family protein, whose product MPVPLRKRLRRALRALFLRLLVALLGLLPVGLALRAGRFLGRWVHRLAHRSRELTLTHLGQAFPQLSEAEREALSRACFESLGEHLLEDLVVRRVERRLNTWVTLDPESQEILERAYGSGRGVVLCTGHLGNWELAARALCRRGFPVTALARRSHDAGIAALLERFRREGGVELIYRGEPANARKILATLRRGSALFVLVDQDLDERSVYVPFFGRDARSVRGPADLALRSGAHLLVGWIHREAPGEGHRISIRELAVEPTGDREADVLRLTAEIQATLEEAIRAAPEQWVWFHRRWYRRPGEESTVGD is encoded by the coding sequence ATGCCCGTCCCCCTGCGAAAGCGGCTGCGCCGCGCGCTGCGCGCGCTCTTCCTCCGGCTGCTGGTGGCCCTCCTGGGCCTGCTCCCGGTGGGCCTGGCGCTCCGCGCGGGCCGCTTCCTCGGGAGGTGGGTCCACCGCCTGGCCCACCGGAGCCGGGAGCTCACGCTCACGCACCTGGGGCAGGCTTTCCCCCAGCTTTCGGAGGCGGAGCGCGAGGCCCTCTCCCGCGCCTGCTTCGAGAGCCTCGGCGAGCACCTCCTCGAGGACCTGGTCGTCCGCCGGGTGGAGCGGCGGCTGAACACCTGGGTCACCCTCGATCCGGAGAGCCAGGAGATCCTCGAGCGCGCCTACGGCTCGGGCCGGGGCGTGGTGCTCTGCACCGGCCACCTGGGCAACTGGGAGCTCGCCGCGCGCGCTCTGTGCCGCCGCGGCTTCCCGGTCACCGCGCTCGCTCGCCGCAGCCACGACGCCGGGATCGCCGCGCTGCTCGAGCGCTTCCGCCGCGAGGGCGGCGTCGAGCTGATCTACCGGGGTGAGCCCGCCAACGCCCGCAAGATCCTGGCCACGCTGCGCCGGGGCTCGGCGCTCTTCGTGCTCGTCGACCAGGACCTCGACGAGCGCAGCGTCTACGTCCCCTTCTTCGGCCGCGACGCCCGCAGCGTCCGAGGCCCGGCGGACCTCGCGCTGCGCAGCGGCGCCCACCTCCTGGTGGGCTGGATCCACCGCGAGGCCCCGGGGGAGGGCCACCGGATCTCCATCCGGGAGCTGGCCGTCGAGCCCACCGGGGATCGAGAGGCCGACGTGCTGCGGCTGACCGCCGAGATCCAGGCGACCCTGGAGGAGGCCATCCGGGCCGCGCCGGAGCAGTGGGTCTGGTTCCATCGCCGCTGGTACCGCCGGCCGGGGGAAGAAAGCACCGTCGGCGATTGA
- a CDS encoding acyl-CoA dehydrogenase family protein, giving the protein MTDKSVSFIRSLCAGQIEEEVIFPFPKMKEEERELVQGVIASVDDLLGPKAEEFAKWDVAGEMPEEFIEEMKAFGLFGLIIPEEQGGMGFGNMAYSRTLQQISHHDASVAVTVGAHSSIGMRGLKLFGTDEQKARYYEKLCTGEMIAAFCLTEAGAGSDAAAVKTTAEEKDDHYLLNGSKIWITNGGFADFFTVFAKTGEKDGRSKLSAFIVTRDMEGVSTGPHEDKMGIRGSSTVTVYFEDVKVPKENLLGEKGDGFKVAMAILNSGRSGLGGGAVGGMKMLIKKSATYAMERKQFGEPIGTFGSIKEKIANMVVDCYATEAAVTIVAHLSDEEYEDYSVEAAITKVFASEALWRAADEALQIAGGTGYMKEYPYERVLRDVRINRIFEGANEILHLFIALTALNDVGQGLKEMSKSLKGIFDHPIKGFGLLQEYARKRAGWATGIQAFDPPRMERVHESLRAEAVLFESLTRELATMADRLLRKHGKKIIGKQFATRRMAKVMIDLFMLACTLSRVSQAIEEKGAEKAAPEVKIAKVFAGQVKRRCVQAFNDIDRNTDELMKELADFAYEHEGYIWDVI; this is encoded by the coding sequence ATGACCGACAAATCCGTCTCCTTCATTCGCTCTCTCTGCGCCGGCCAGATCGAAGAGGAGGTCATCTTCCCCTTCCCCAAGATGAAGGAAGAGGAGCGGGAGCTGGTCCAGGGCGTCATCGCCTCGGTCGACGACCTGCTCGGCCCCAAGGCCGAGGAGTTCGCGAAGTGGGACGTCGCGGGTGAGATGCCCGAGGAGTTCATCGAGGAGATGAAGGCCTTCGGCCTCTTCGGCCTGATCATCCCCGAGGAGCAGGGCGGCATGGGCTTCGGCAACATGGCCTACTCCCGGACCCTGCAGCAGATCTCCCATCACGACGCCTCGGTCGCCGTGACCGTGGGCGCCCACTCCTCGATCGGCATGCGAGGCCTGAAGCTCTTCGGCACCGACGAGCAGAAGGCGCGCTACTACGAGAAGCTCTGCACCGGCGAGATGATCGCGGCCTTCTGCCTCACGGAGGCCGGCGCCGGCTCGGACGCCGCCGCGGTGAAGACCACCGCCGAGGAGAAGGACGACCACTACCTCCTCAACGGCTCCAAGATCTGGATCACCAACGGCGGCTTCGCCGACTTCTTCACCGTCTTCGCCAAGACGGGTGAGAAGGACGGGCGCAGCAAGCTCTCGGCCTTCATCGTCACCCGCGACATGGAGGGCGTCTCCACCGGACCCCACGAGGACAAGATGGGCATCCGGGGCTCCTCCACCGTCACCGTCTACTTCGAGGACGTGAAGGTCCCGAAGGAGAACCTGCTGGGCGAGAAGGGCGACGGGTTCAAGGTGGCCATGGCCATCCTCAACAGCGGCCGCTCGGGGCTGGGCGGCGGCGCGGTCGGCGGCATGAAGATGCTGATCAAGAAGAGCGCGACCTACGCCATGGAGCGCAAGCAGTTCGGGGAGCCCATCGGCACCTTCGGCTCCATCAAGGAGAAGATCGCCAACATGGTTGTCGACTGCTACGCCACCGAGGCGGCCGTCACCATCGTCGCCCACCTCTCCGACGAGGAGTACGAGGACTACTCGGTCGAGGCGGCCATCACCAAGGTCTTCGCCTCCGAGGCCCTCTGGCGCGCGGCCGACGAGGCCCTGCAGATCGCCGGCGGCACCGGCTACATGAAGGAGTACCCCTACGAGCGCGTGCTCCGGGACGTCCGGATCAACCGCATCTTCGAGGGCGCCAACGAGATCCTCCACCTCTTCATCGCCCTGACGGCGCTCAACGACGTGGGCCAGGGCCTCAAGGAGATGTCCAAGAGCCTCAAGGGCATCTTCGATCACCCGATCAAGGGCTTCGGGCTGCTCCAGGAGTACGCCCGGAAGCGGGCCGGCTGGGCCACCGGCATCCAGGCCTTCGACCCGCCGAGGATGGAGCGGGTCCACGAGAGCCTGCGGGCCGAGGCCGTGCTCTTCGAGTCCCTCACCCGCGAGCTGGCCACCATGGCCGACCGCCTCCTGCGCAAGCACGGCAAGAAGATCATCGGCAAGCAGTTCGCCACCCGCCGGATGGCGAAGGTGATGATCGACCTCTTCATGCTCGCCTGCACCCTCTCCCGGGTCAGCCAGGCCATCGAGGAGAAGGGCGCCGAGAAGGCGGCCCCCGAGGTGAAGATCGCGAAGGTCTTCGCGGGCCAGGTGAAGCGGCGCTGCGTCCAGGCCTTCAACGACATCGATCGCAACACCGACGAGCTGATGAAGGAGCTCGCGGACTTCGCCTACGAGCACGAGGGTTACATCTGGGACGTGATTTGA
- a CDS encoding alpha/beta hydrolase, producing the protein MRRARLGGLLAVLSLLITACGGAIVERDVPYDDRFGQQTVMNLYLPGEGGAGRPGVMLIHGGGWRNGGRFHMRDLARRLARTGYVAANIEYRLAPEHPYPAAAQDSLCALAFFRAEAGRLGLDPDRVAVLGYSAGGHLAALIGVAPDLPGIQPDCAAGGTPAPAAVIGGAGVYDFDTDLTRDTFIVPNFMGGSIEELPEAWAEASPINHVEAGEPPFLMVAGTTDPLLGQQRSMLSALRAAGNDARLLVVPGSGHSTGPGAGFTDRAVEQSVETPEAILAIFDFLAETVGAP; encoded by the coding sequence TTGAGGCGGGCTCGCCTCGGGGGGCTCCTCGCGGTCCTCTCCCTCCTGATCACCGCCTGCGGCGGGGCGATCGTCGAGCGCGACGTCCCCTACGACGACCGCTTCGGCCAGCAGACGGTGATGAACCTCTACCTCCCGGGCGAGGGCGGCGCCGGCCGCCCGGGGGTGATGCTCATCCACGGGGGCGGCTGGCGCAACGGCGGCCGCTTCCACATGAGGGATCTGGCCCGGAGGCTGGCCCGGACGGGCTACGTCGCCGCCAACATCGAGTACCGGCTGGCGCCCGAGCACCCCTATCCGGCCGCGGCCCAGGACAGCCTCTGCGCGCTGGCCTTCTTCCGCGCCGAGGCGGGCCGCCTCGGGCTCGATCCCGATCGGGTGGCGGTCCTGGGCTACTCGGCCGGCGGCCACCTCGCCGCGCTCATCGGGGTCGCGCCCGACCTGCCGGGGATCCAGCCCGACTGCGCCGCCGGCGGCACCCCCGCGCCGGCGGCCGTCATCGGCGGCGCCGGGGTCTACGACTTCGACACGGACCTCACCCGCGACACCTTCATCGTGCCCAACTTCATGGGGGGGAGCATCGAGGAGCTGCCCGAGGCCTGGGCGGAGGCCTCGCCCATCAACCACGTCGAGGCCGGTGAGCCCCCCTTCCTGATGGTGGCCGGCACCACCGACCCCCTGCTGGGCCAGCAGCGGAGCATGCTCTCGGCGCTGCGGGCCGCGGGCAACGACGCCCGCCTCCTGGTGGTGCCGGGCAGCGGCCACAGCACCGGCCCTGGGGCGGGCTTCACCGACCGGGCCGTCGAGCAGAGCGTCGAGACCCCGGAGGCCATCCTCGCGATCTTCGACTTCCTCGCGGAGACGGTGGGCGCCCCGTGA